A region of Elusimicrobiota bacterium DNA encodes the following proteins:
- a CDS encoding phosphoglycerate dehydrogenase: MLKLKVLVTDKIDPAGLKPLETHPGIELVYLIAPKPDDLEKALPGVGAWLVRSETKITADWIAKAPDLRLIGRAGVGVDNIDLPAATRRGIAVVNAPAANTLAAAEHAVALMLSLARHVPRADASTQAGKWERGKFMGVELFGKTLGVVGLGRIGREVAKRAQSFGMKIVGFDPFVTDAQAREIGIEPMTFLDVLACSDFVTLHVPGGEKTNGMVNAAALAKAKKGLRIINCARGELIEDQALAEALKSGQVGGAALDVFHSEPLPADNPLRGCPNLILTPHLGASTAEAQSRVATELASAVIDFHDKGIAPNALNMPGFDPLTLASLGEWVPLAESMGRFLAQTLEGGVSEFTCSFEGEFKGAERRPLGVSALKGFLTPIMGPGVSWISAPAVAADRGIKVGESTDPKCSEGVRRMLTLTAATDKGPVSVSGAVLAPGEPRILKLGGLRIDVRPQGKMIVIANTDAPGVIGRVGTCLGKAGVNIADMRVGRRSAHGEAVMVLNVDEDASPAVRGELTRVEGIRRVHWVEL; the protein is encoded by the coding sequence GTGCTCAAGCTCAAGGTCCTCGTCACCGACAAGATCGACCCGGCGGGCCTCAAGCCCCTCGAGACGCATCCCGGCATCGAGCTCGTCTACCTGATCGCCCCGAAGCCCGACGACCTCGAGAAGGCCCTGCCCGGCGTCGGCGCCTGGCTCGTGCGCTCGGAGACGAAGATCACCGCGGACTGGATCGCGAAGGCGCCGGACCTGCGCCTGATCGGCCGCGCCGGCGTCGGGGTCGACAATATCGACCTCCCCGCGGCGACGCGCCGCGGCATCGCCGTCGTCAACGCGCCCGCGGCCAACACCTTGGCCGCGGCCGAGCACGCGGTGGCCCTCATGCTGTCTCTCGCGCGTCACGTCCCCAGGGCCGACGCCTCGACGCAGGCCGGCAAGTGGGAGCGCGGCAAGTTCATGGGCGTCGAGCTGTTCGGCAAGACCCTCGGCGTCGTGGGCCTGGGCCGCATCGGCCGCGAGGTCGCCAAGCGCGCGCAGTCCTTCGGGATGAAGATCGTGGGATTCGATCCGTTCGTGACCGACGCCCAGGCGCGCGAGATCGGCATCGAGCCGATGACCTTTCTCGACGTGCTGGCCTGCTCCGACTTCGTCACGCTCCACGTGCCAGGAGGAGAGAAGACCAACGGCATGGTCAACGCGGCGGCGCTGGCGAAAGCGAAGAAGGGCCTGCGGATCATCAACTGCGCGCGCGGCGAGCTGATCGAGGACCAGGCTCTGGCCGAGGCGCTGAAGTCCGGACAGGTCGGCGGCGCCGCCCTCGACGTGTTCCACTCCGAGCCGCTGCCCGCGGACAACCCCCTGCGCGGCTGCCCGAACCTCATCCTGACCCCCCACCTCGGCGCCTCCACGGCCGAGGCCCAGAGCCGGGTGGCGACCGAGCTCGCCTCCGCCGTCATCGACTTCCACGACAAGGGCATCGCGCCCAACGCCCTGAACATGCCCGGCTTCGACCCGCTGACGCTCGCCTCTCTCGGCGAGTGGGTGCCCCTGGCGGAGTCGATGGGCCGCTTCCTCGCCCAGACGCTCGAGGGCGGCGTCAGCGAGTTCACCTGCTCCTTCGAGGGCGAGTTCAAGGGCGCCGAGCGCCGGCCGCTGGGCGTCTCGGCCCTCAAAGGATTCCTGACGCCCATCATGGGCCCGGGCGTCAGCTGGATCTCCGCGCCCGCCGTCGCCGCCGACCGGGGCATCAAGGTCGGCGAATCGACCGACCCGAAGTGCTCCGAGGGCGTGCGCCGCATGCTGACGCTCACCGCCGCGACGGACAAGGGCCCGGTCTCCGTCTCGGGCGCCGTTCTCGCCCCCGGCGAGCCCCGTATTTTAAAGCTCGGCGGCCTGCGCATCGACGTGCGGCCGCAGGGCAAGATGATCGTCATCGCCAACACCGACGCGCCCGGCGTGATCGGCCGCGTGGGGACCTGCCTCGGGAAGGCGGGCGTGAACATCGCCGACATGCGCGTCGGCCGCCGCTCCGCCCACGGCGAGGCCGTCATGGTGCTCAACGTGGACGAGGACGCCTCCCCGGCCGTGCGCGGGGAGCTCACCCGCGTCGAGGGCATACGCCGCGTGCACTGGGTGGAGCTATGA
- a CDS encoding alanine--glyoxylate aminotransferase family protein — MTKNIMLTPGPTPLPPSVLEAMSRPLIHHRTAEFGRLFVSVIEDMQFVYRTKSSVLMMTASGTGAMESAVINLLSPGDLTIVCTTGAFGDRFVNIHKAFGLKPLVLPFEWGTAVDGEVLRKALKENKGVKAVFLQHTDTSTGVLNDIKTLAKIVHEESDALVVVDSVSGLACEPLETDAWGLDCVVTGSQKGLMNAPGLAFAAVSEKAWKAVETSKLPKFNFDYKLIRKSLADKETPWTPAISIVAGQAAALKMLRAEGMEACWKRHDDLAAHARKLLTDKLGLPFYSKNPANILTGVVLPAGVDGTKLLGDILKEEGISIAGGQLHLKGKIFRLAHMGYISKSDIEAGVDALAKRLVGVKA; from the coding sequence ATGACCAAGAACATCATGCTCACGCCGGGCCCGACGCCTCTTCCCCCCTCCGTGCTCGAGGCGATGTCCCGCCCGTTGATCCACCACCGGACCGCGGAGTTCGGCAGATTGTTCGTCTCCGTCATCGAGGACATGCAGTTCGTGTACCGGACGAAGAGCTCCGTGCTGATGATGACGGCCTCCGGCACCGGCGCGATGGAGTCGGCGGTGATCAACCTCCTTTCCCCCGGAGACCTCACCATCGTCTGCACGACCGGCGCGTTCGGCGACCGCTTCGTGAACATCCACAAGGCCTTCGGCCTCAAGCCGCTGGTCCTGCCGTTCGAGTGGGGCACCGCCGTCGACGGCGAGGTGCTGCGCAAGGCGCTCAAGGAGAACAAGGGCGTCAAGGCCGTGTTCCTGCAGCATACGGACACCTCGACGGGCGTGCTCAACGACATCAAGACGCTCGCGAAGATCGTCCATGAGGAGTCCGACGCCCTCGTCGTCGTGGACTCCGTGTCGGGCCTCGCCTGCGAGCCTTTGGAGACGGACGCCTGGGGACTCGACTGCGTGGTGACCGGATCGCAGAAAGGTCTGATGAACGCTCCGGGCCTCGCCTTCGCGGCCGTCTCCGAGAAGGCGTGGAAGGCCGTCGAGACCTCCAAGCTGCCCAAGTTCAATTTCGACTACAAGCTCATCCGCAAGTCGCTCGCCGACAAGGAGACGCCCTGGACGCCCGCGATCTCGATCGTGGCCGGCCAGGCCGCGGCTCTCAAGATGCTCCGGGCCGAGGGCATGGAAGCCTGCTGGAAGCGGCACGACGACCTGGCCGCCCACGCGCGCAAGCTGCTCACGGACAAGCTCGGCCTTCCCTTCTACTCGAAGAACCCCGCCAACATCCTGACCGGCGTCGTCCTCCCGGCGGGCGTCGACGGCACGAAGCTGCTCGGCGACATCCTGAAGGAAGAGGGCATCTCCATCGCGGGCGGCCAGCTCCACCTGAAGGGCAAGATCTTCCGTCTCGCGCACATGGGCTACATCTCCAAGTCCGACATCGAGGCGGGCGTGGACGCGCTGGCCAAGCGCCTGGTCGGGGTCAAGGCCTAG
- the lon gene encoding endopeptidase La: protein MVLPLSVGRPKSVKAIEAAMKDHAKFLCVVAQKDVTVEDPKTEDVYGIGVLVEVVQYLKMPDGTLKVFLQAHARAAVKSMEFDEAGGHWNAVLTYPEPAARLSAETKALMRHAIEVGEEHSKFARRAPAEMPALGAIEDPSELADKLAAASVMKAADRQALLEVLDAKARLEKLIVVLKADIEILTLERKIHTRVKTQIEKTQKEYYLNEQMKAIQKELRQKDDFAQEMEELKKAIKDAKMPEDAEAASLKELGRLEKMAPFSPESTVSRTYLDWMTHLPWSKRTKDVIDLEKAQAVLDEDHSGLPKIKERVLEYLAVTKLTKGLKGPILCFVGPPGVGKTSLGKSIARSLGRKFVRMSLGGVRDEAEIRGHRRTYIGSLPGRLIQHLRKAGTRNPVILLDEVDKMGSDWRGDPSAALLEVLDPEQNASFLDHYLDIEFDLSQVMFICTANDLAGIPVTLRDRLEVMTFSGYTLSEKVSIAKSHLLAKALEAHGLKPGQLVVEDDALERVIEEYTRESGVRHLEREIASLCRKAARKVLAEKAETVAIAPADIPKLLGPAKFPRERNSFNTVGVSTGLAWSEVGGSTMAIEVVAVPGKGDVKITGRLGEVMTESAQAALSHVKSVAVELGIPDDAFKRRDFHIHVPEGATPKDGPSAGIALATALASLLSGRAVVDGLAMTGEITLRGRVLPIGGLKEKVLAADREGLKTVLFPDGNVKDLEEIPAEVLKRVKMVPVKHFRDVAALALGPLPASAPEAKPSWLAPGAVVPKPNPSTQRPS, encoded by the coding sequence ATGGTCCTGCCGCTGTCCGTCGGCCGCCCCAAGTCGGTGAAGGCGATCGAGGCGGCCATGAAGGACCACGCGAAGTTCCTGTGCGTCGTCGCCCAGAAGGACGTGACCGTCGAGGACCCGAAGACCGAGGACGTGTACGGCATCGGCGTGCTCGTGGAGGTCGTGCAGTACCTGAAGATGCCCGACGGCACCCTCAAGGTCTTCCTGCAGGCGCACGCGCGCGCCGCCGTCAAGTCGATGGAGTTCGACGAGGCGGGCGGGCACTGGAACGCGGTCCTGACGTACCCCGAGCCCGCCGCGAGGCTCTCTGCCGAGACGAAGGCCCTGATGCGCCACGCCATCGAGGTCGGCGAGGAGCACTCGAAGTTCGCCCGCCGCGCCCCCGCCGAGATGCCCGCGCTGGGCGCCATCGAGGACCCCTCCGAGCTCGCCGACAAGCTCGCGGCGGCGTCCGTCATGAAGGCCGCCGACCGGCAGGCGCTGCTCGAGGTCCTCGACGCGAAGGCCCGCCTCGAGAAGCTGATCGTCGTGCTCAAGGCCGACATCGAGATCCTGACGCTCGAGAGGAAGATCCATACCCGGGTCAAGACGCAGATCGAGAAGACCCAGAAGGAGTACTACCTCAACGAGCAGATGAAGGCGATCCAGAAGGAGCTCCGGCAGAAGGACGACTTCGCCCAGGAGATGGAGGAGCTCAAGAAGGCGATCAAGGACGCCAAGATGCCCGAGGACGCCGAGGCCGCGTCGCTCAAGGAATTAGGGCGTTTAGAAAAAATGGCGCCGTTCTCCCCCGAGTCCACGGTCTCCCGCACCTACCTCGACTGGATGACCCACCTGCCCTGGTCGAAGCGCACCAAGGACGTCATCGACCTCGAGAAGGCCCAGGCCGTGCTCGACGAGGACCACAGCGGCCTGCCCAAGATCAAGGAGCGCGTCCTGGAGTACCTCGCCGTCACCAAGCTGACGAAAGGCCTGAAGGGCCCCATCCTGTGCTTCGTCGGCCCTCCCGGCGTCGGCAAGACGTCTCTCGGCAAGTCCATCGCCCGCTCGCTCGGCCGCAAGTTCGTGCGCATGTCGCTCGGCGGCGTGCGCGACGAGGCCGAGATCCGAGGGCATCGCCGCACCTACATCGGCTCCCTGCCCGGCCGCCTCATCCAGCATCTTCGCAAGGCCGGCACGCGCAACCCCGTCATCCTGCTCGACGAGGTCGACAAGATGGGCTCGGACTGGCGCGGCGACCCGTCGGCCGCCCTGCTCGAGGTGCTCGACCCGGAGCAGAACGCGTCGTTCCTCGATCATTACCTCGACATCGAGTTCGACCTGTCCCAGGTGATGTTCATCTGCACGGCCAACGACCTCGCCGGCATCCCGGTCACGCTGCGCGACCGCCTCGAGGTCATGACCTTCTCCGGCTACACCCTGTCCGAGAAGGTCTCGATCGCGAAGTCGCACCTGCTCGCCAAGGCGCTCGAGGCCCACGGCCTCAAGCCCGGCCAGCTCGTCGTAGAAGACGACGCCCTGGAGCGCGTCATCGAGGAGTACACGCGCGAGTCCGGCGTCCGCCATCTCGAGCGCGAGATCGCCTCGCTGTGCCGCAAGGCCGCGCGCAAGGTCCTCGCCGAGAAGGCGGAGACCGTGGCGATCGCCCCCGCGGACATCCCCAAGCTCCTCGGCCCCGCCAAGTTCCCGCGCGAGAGGAACTCGTTCAACACCGTCGGCGTCTCCACGGGCCTCGCCTGGAGCGAGGTCGGCGGCTCGACGATGGCCATCGAGGTCGTGGCGGTCCCCGGCAAGGGCGACGTCAAGATCACCGGGCGGCTCGGCGAGGTCATGACCGAGTCCGCGCAGGCCGCGCTCTCCCACGTGAAGTCGGTCGCCGTCGAGCTCGGCATCCCCGACGACGCCTTCAAGCGCCGCGACTTCCACATCCACGTGCCCGAGGGCGCGACCCCCAAGGACGGCCCCTCCGCGGGCATCGCGCTGGCGACCGCGCTGGCGAGCCTGCTGTCCGGCCGCGCCGTCGTGGACGGACTGGCGATGACCGGCGAGATCACCTTGCGCGGCCGCGTGCTCCCGATCGGCGGCCTGAAGGAGAAGGTGCTCGCCGCGGACCGCGAGGGCCTGAAGACCGTGCTCTTCCCCGACGGGAACGTCAAGGACCTCGAGGAGATCCCGGCCGAGGTCCTCAAGCGCGTCAAGATGGTCCCGGTGAAGCACTTCCGCGACGTCGCCGCGCTGGCCCTCGGGCCCCTACCCGCTTCCGCGCCGGAGGCCAAGCCCTCGTGGCTGGCTCCCGGCGCCGTCGTCCCGAAACCCAACCCCAGCACCCAGAGACCTTCATGA
- a CDS encoding ATP-dependent Clp protease proteolytic subunit — protein MPAILPQVLEKWNQGSAVGYDIFSRLLKERIIFVGGDGGAVTTDSANLLISQLLYLDGEDSEKDIHIYINSPGGMVTAGLAVYDTMQFIRAPISTLCMGMAMSFGAVLLAAGTKGKRLILPHARVMIHQPLIRGGMQGQETDIRIEGEEMGHTRKRLSEILAKHTGQPYEKLDKDVERNFYLSAEEAVAYGLVDKVVPVSKILPGFKP, from the coding sequence ATGCCCGCCATCCTCCCCCAAGTCCTCGAGAAGTGGAACCAAGGCTCCGCCGTCGGCTACGACATCTTCTCCCGCCTGCTGAAGGAGCGGATCATCTTCGTCGGTGGTGATGGTGGAGCAGTGACCACCGACTCCGCGAACCTCCTGATCTCCCAGCTCCTGTACCTCGACGGCGAGGACTCCGAGAAGGACATCCACATCTACATCAACTCCCCCGGCGGCATGGTCACCGCGGGCCTCGCGGTGTACGACACGATGCAGTTCATCCGCGCCCCCATCTCGACCTTATGCATGGGCATGGCGATGAGCTTCGGCGCGGTGCTGCTGGCGGCCGGCACGAAGGGCAAGCGCCTGATCCTTCCTCATGCGCGAGTGATGATCCACCAGCCGTTGATCCGCGGCGGGATGCAGGGCCAGGAGACCGACATCCGCATCGAGGGCGAGGAGATGGGCCACACCCGCAAGCGCCTCTCGGAGATCCTCGCCAAGCACACCGGCCAGCCCTACGAGAAGCTCGACAAGGACGTCGAGCGCAACTTCTACCTGTCGGCCGAGGAAGCCGTCGCGTACGGCCTCGTCGACAAGGTCGTGCCCGTCAGCAAGATCCTCCCGGGGTTCAAGCCTTGA
- the tig gene encoding trigger factor produces MGIFSALKSDKPKFKKLKEEGCVVTLSVEVAPQEVTDQSQTALMRLQSLARIPGFRAGKAPLDIVKQHFAGRAREEAIDALIRKHVPAALEDLKLRVVETPTVSDVKWKDGEPLVITVQAEIAPTPVAKDYLKIPVTRKPQAADAAALDKRIEELRDAQARLDVAKDETVGEKNFVVIDYSASQGGKALPNAKGTSELVDMSSEQSVEGLSQGLKGMKRGETKTIKVKLGGKETDLTVTVTEIKTKVLPALDAEFAKDMGMESLDELKGKLKEVLDREVKSASESDVVRQIEEALVKANVFALPPSMVERQLEGMMDRMRRQLMGATQLSDKVLNDLRAKLQPKAEDEVRLAFVMSAIAEKEKIEVTDAELASELEAGLKDAENEAKKKELTEIFSKRKDQISHMIRERKTLNLLKEKAVYTEAKA; encoded by the coding sequence ATGGGGATCTTCTCAGCGCTGAAGTCGGACAAGCCGAAGTTCAAGAAGCTCAAGGAGGAGGGCTGCGTCGTCACGCTCTCCGTCGAGGTCGCTCCGCAGGAAGTGACCGACCAGTCCCAGACCGCGCTGATGCGCCTGCAGTCCCTGGCCCGCATCCCCGGCTTCCGCGCCGGCAAGGCGCCGCTCGACATCGTCAAGCAGCACTTCGCCGGCCGCGCGCGGGAGGAGGCCATCGACGCCCTGATCCGCAAGCACGTGCCCGCCGCCCTCGAGGACCTGAAGCTGCGCGTCGTCGAGACCCCGACGGTCTCCGACGTGAAGTGGAAGGACGGCGAGCCCCTGGTCATCACGGTCCAGGCGGAGATCGCTCCGACCCCCGTCGCCAAGGACTACCTCAAGATCCCCGTGACCCGCAAGCCTCAGGCGGCCGACGCGGCCGCCCTCGACAAGCGCATCGAGGAGCTCCGCGACGCGCAGGCGCGGCTCGACGTCGCCAAGGACGAGACGGTCGGCGAGAAGAACTTCGTCGTCATCGACTATTCCGCCTCCCAGGGCGGCAAGGCCCTGCCGAACGCGAAGGGGACCTCCGAGCTCGTGGATATGTCGTCCGAGCAGAGCGTCGAGGGCCTGAGCCAAGGCCTCAAGGGCATGAAGCGCGGCGAGACGAAGACGATCAAGGTGAAGCTCGGCGGCAAGGAGACGGACCTCACGGTCACCGTCACCGAGATCAAGACCAAGGTGCTTCCGGCCCTCGACGCCGAGTTCGCCAAGGACATGGGCATGGAGAGCCTCGACGAGCTCAAGGGCAAGCTGAAGGAAGTCCTCGACCGCGAGGTCAAGTCCGCCTCCGAGTCCGACGTGGTGCGCCAGATCGAGGAGGCGCTGGTGAAGGCGAACGTGTTCGCCCTGCCTCCCTCCATGGTCGAGCGCCAGCTCGAGGGCATGATGGACCGCATGCGCCGCCAACTGATGGGCGCCACCCAGCTCTCCGACAAGGTGCTCAACGACCTTCGCGCGAAGCTCCAGCCGAAGGCCGAAGACGAGGTCCGCCTCGCCTTCGTGATGTCCGCGATCGCCGAGAAGGAGAAGATCGAGGTCACCGACGCCGAGCTCGCCTCCGAGCTCGAGGCCGGCCTCAAGGACGCCGAGAACGAGGCGAAGAAGAAAGAGCTGACCGAGATATTCTCCAAGCGCAAGGACCAGATCTCCCACATGATCCGCGAGCGCAAGACGCTCAACCTGCTCAAGGAGAAGGCCGTCTACACCGAAGCCAAGGCTTAA